One genomic window of Dunckerocampus dactyliophorus isolate RoL2022-P2 chromosome 7, RoL_Ddac_1.1, whole genome shotgun sequence includes the following:
- the erfl3 gene encoding ETS domain-containing transcription factor ERF, whose protein sequence is MKTPGDSGFAFPDWAYKPESSPGSRQIQLWHFILELLRKEEYHDVIAWQGDYGEFVIKDPDEVARLWGARKCKPQMNYDKLSRALRYYYNKRILHKTKGKRFTYKFNFNKLVLVNYPFIDMGSTGNGVPQSAPPVPTGAGTHFRFPPSAPSEVLSPNEDLRSPGGLYSSVTRRVARGSVSDCSDGTSVNSEIEDGNTGAGEERGERVVSGGGPGVGGGGYRSIIHPRLTHESLFRIYGGAGNTGGHPGSRGPAGHRIHPEPLSPFPVSPLPGPGGAGLLAPPLSPALSMAPTSHLYTPSPTLSPMLGSHFSFNPEDMKRYLQAHTQSVYNYGLSPRAFLQYPNIVIPQPQRPAADKVGLSSDRAAAERAAVGERGGERHHHTPLSHPTHHHPHPPHSAHPHPHSHPMHHTLHLGEEPPHLSPFKFKLQPPPLGRKQRDGQSKARQSSLSSGSGSGSMSSTSGLGSSLSFGSDLSSASGSGLISASSSTQSLNSAGLPKIKVEPISDIESEEEVEVTDISDEDPDERDEDFELFAPRLSRASNHHHLSNGSAAHPHPSHPDEDLDEDVFKAPAPPPPGLMPFFSSQHGYSNAHRGPPTLKTEPSEPADGSPPPPQTAAHQTKCIPLKLRFKRRWSEDQRMEASQEESDDKKVRPQEQRESQSNGRMEMKEEGTGSGEGDSPPPLAYESSLATRLASHRKVSAELHRATAQLSLENKDC, encoded by the exons GGTTCGCCTTCCCAGACTGGGCCTACAAGCCGGAGTCGAGCCCGGGATCCAGGCAAATCCAGCTGTGGCACTTCATCCTGGAGCTGCTGAGGAAAGAGGAGTACCACGATGTCATCGCCTGGCAGGGGGACTATGGCGAGTTCGTCATCAAGGACCCAGACGAGGTGGCCCGACTCTGGGGGGCCAGGAAGTGTAAACCCCAAATGAATTACGATAAACTGAGCAGGGCACTGAG ATACTACTATAACAAGCGGATCCTCCACAAGACCAAAGGCAAGAGATTCACCTACAAGTTCAACTTCAATAAGCTGGTGTTGGTCAACTACCCCTTCATCGATATGGGCTCAACTG GAAATGGAGTCCCTCAGAGCGCCCCGCCTGTCCCAACCGGTGCAGGGACCCACTTTCGTTTCCCCCCATCCGCGCCCTCGGAAGTCCTCTCCCCGAACGAGGACCTGCGCAGCCCCGGAGGCCTGTACAGCTCAGTAACCCGCCGGGTGGCACGCGGCTCCGTGAGCGACTGCAGTGACGGCACCTCCGTCAATTCTGAGATAGAGGATGGTAATACGGGAGCGGGGGAGGAGAGGGGAGAGAGGGTAGTGAGTGGAGGAGGACCCGGTGTTGGAGGAGGAGGCTACAGGAGCATCATCCATCCGCGCTTGACTCATGAATCTCTGTTCCGGATCTACGGAGGAGCGGGCAACACTGGTGGTCACCCGGGCTCCCGTGGTCCTGCCGGTCACCGTATCCACCCTGAGCCTTTGTCCCCCTTCCCTGTGTCCCCGCTGCCTGGGCCAGGGGGAGCAGGGCTCTTGGCTCCCCCTTTGTCCCCAGCACTCAGCATGGCCCCCACATCTCACCTCTACACTCCCTCACCCACCCTGTCCCCCATGCTGGGCTCCCACTTCTCCTTCAACCCAGAGGACATGAAGCGCTACCTGCAGGCCCACACCCAATCGGTTTACAACTACGGGCTCAGCCCGCGAGCGTTCCTGCAGTACCCCAACATCGTCATCCCTCAGCCCCAACGGCCCGCCGCCGACAAGGTGGGTCTGAGCAGCGACCGAGCGGCGGCGGAGAGAGCGGCGGTGGGAGAGAGGGGAGGCGAGCGCCACCACCACACCCCTCTGTCTCaccccacccaccaccacccccatcCGCCTCACTCTGCCCATCCTCATCCCCATTCGCACCCCATGCACCACACACTCCACCTGGGTGAGGAGCCCCCACACTTGTCGCCCTTCAAGTTCAAGCTGCAGCCGCCGCCGCTGGGCCGGAAGCAGAGAGATGGACAGAGCAAAGCcagacagagctcgctctcctcaGGCTCGGGATCCGGGTCCATGTCGTCCACCTCTGGCCTCGGCTCCTCACTGTCGTTTGGCAGTGACCTGAGTTCTGCAAGCGGCTCTGGCCTCATCTCTGCCTCCTCCTCAACGCAGTCCCTCAACAGTGCAGGCCTTCCCAAGATAAAG GTGGAGCCCATCTCAGACATCGAGTCAGAGGAAGAGGTAGAGGTGACTGACATCAGTGATGAAGACCCTGACGAACGAGATGAAGACTTTGAGCTCTTTGCACCTCGCCTCTCTAGAGCCtcaaaccaccaccacctttctAACGGCTCAGCCGCCCACCCCCATCCGTCCCATCCAGATGAGGACCTGGACGAGGATGTCTTCAAAGCCCCTGCCCCACCTCCACCCGGCCTCATGCCCTTCTTCAGCTCACAGCACGGCTACTCCAACGCTCACCGCGGGCCACCCACCCTTAAGACGGAGCCCAGTGAGCCAGCAGACGGGAGCCCTCCCCCGCCCCAGACGGCAGCTCACCAGACCAAGTGCATACCACTCAAGCTGCGCTTCAAGAGGCGCTGGAGCGAAGACCAGCGCATGGAGGCCTCGCAGGAGGAGTCGGACGACAAGAAAGTTCGGCCACAAGAGCAGAGGGAAAGTCAAAGTAACGGGCGTATGGAGATGAAGGAGGAGGGCACCGGCAGTGGGGAGGGTGACAGCCCCCCTCCATTGGCATACGAGAGCTCTTTGGCCACTCGTTTGGCCTCACATCGGAAGGTGAGTGCTGAGCTGCATCGTGCTACAGCGCAGCTGTCTCTGGAGAACAAAGACTGCTGA